In the genome of Bacillus sp. S3, one region contains:
- the bshB1 gene encoding bacillithiol biosynthesis deacetylase BshB1, which translates to MENNHLDILAFGAHADDVEIGMAGTIAKLASMGKRIGICDLTDADLSSNGNPSLRKEEAARAAEILAVPLRTSLGFPDRGLLLNEAYINKIAGVIRRFKPQVVFAPYFDDRHPDHGNCARLVEEAVFSAGIKKYRTDKWNEPHRVIRTYFYMINGFHKPDFTIDISAFIDRKLAALRAYKSQFELTDQSIDTPLVNGYIETVEARERMFGKMVGVTYAEGFKTKVPLLLKDDLIGD; encoded by the coding sequence ATGGAAAATAACCACTTAGACATACTGGCATTTGGTGCCCACGCGGACGATGTGGAAATCGGTATGGCGGGAACAATTGCAAAATTGGCGTCAATGGGAAAGCGAATTGGCATTTGCGATTTAACAGATGCTGATCTTTCCTCAAATGGTAATCCCAGCCTAAGGAAAGAGGAAGCTGCCCGGGCGGCTGAAATTTTAGCAGTACCATTGCGCACCTCACTGGGTTTTCCGGATAGAGGGTTACTTTTGAATGAAGCATACATAAACAAGATTGCTGGTGTTATTCGGAGATTCAAGCCACAAGTGGTGTTTGCTCCGTATTTCGACGACCGTCATCCCGATCACGGAAATTGTGCTCGTTTGGTAGAGGAAGCGGTTTTCTCTGCAGGCATCAAAAAGTATAGAACAGATAAATGGAACGAGCCTCATCGCGTTATAAGAACCTATTTTTATATGATTAATGGCTTTCATAAGCCTGACTTTACCATTGATATTTCAGCATTTATCGATAGAAAGCTAGCGGCTTTACGTGCTTACAAAAGCCAATTTGAGTTAACAGACCAAAGTATCGATACACCGCTGGTAAACGGTTATATTGAAACAGTGGAGGCAAGGGAAAGAATGTTTGGAAAAATGGTTGGAGTAACCTATGCCGAAGGCTTTAAAACGAAGGTTCCCCTTCTTTTGAAGGATGATTTGATAGGAGATTAG
- the mgsA gene encoding methylglyoxal synthase: MNIALIAHDQKKDDLVQFVTAYQAIFAKHTLFATGTTGLRINEATGLPVTRFKSGPLGGDQEIGALIAKNQMDAIFFFRDPLTAQPHEPDVTALVRLCDVYSIPLATNMGTAELLIRGLELGLLEWRNVVHENGEGNGK, from the coding sequence ATGAATATCGCATTAATTGCACACGATCAAAAGAAAGACGACTTAGTCCAATTTGTTACAGCCTACCAGGCAATATTTGCCAAGCATACTCTTTTCGCAACAGGAACAACTGGTTTGCGTATAAATGAAGCAACCGGATTACCGGTAACGCGTTTTAAATCAGGTCCACTTGGGGGAGATCAGGAAATTGGTGCTTTGATCGCTAAAAATCAGATGGACGCAATTTTCTTCTTTCGCGACCCTTTAACAGCGCAGCCCCATGAACCGGATGTAACAGCTCTCGTAAGACTTTGTGATGTATATTCGATTCCGCTTGCGACCAATATGGGTACGGCCGAATTACTAATAAGGGGTCTTGAGTTGGGTTTATTGGAATGGAGAAATGTCGTCCACGAGAATGGTGAAGGAAATGGAAAATAA